Proteins encoded by one window of Lathyrus oleraceus cultivar Zhongwan6 chromosome 1, CAAS_Psat_ZW6_1.0, whole genome shotgun sequence:
- the LOC127098561 gene encoding uncharacterized protein LOC127098561 — protein sequence MDTLTRKITSTFRFKSPDISSLKVLCSKVVALKDNKFRANFGNIVDLLTEKVDYGVITTMSQYYDVPLRCFTFPDFQISPTLEDLERLLNRPIKEYNPFPKLEEGFCLTELSLTLGINTNKLVDNWGVKGSIKGFTQKFLEAHAWEMIKKGRPDFCSANLALLIHGIVLFPNVDKFVDQLAVEVFLTKNPVPFLLADFYHTFHTRHDKKGGTFLCCAPMLHLWMRARIPQSGLFAENKLTWPQRFTSLSASLILWYKREWDTKDVIVRCGEFSNVPLIGMQSCINYNPAILKRQLGYAMTSPPEERDFIPFVINTMDPLDSNVKRVRKSWTSIVRIDNEWGKKNILAKEPYYVWVKERARIIKVPFLFYPYSFPLMPEPEPVLQEDMDKLTSQIKELKLENTQLRVQLNRAKERNHVLEDKGKQVCEKFEDSKRRL from the coding sequence ATGGATACTTTAACAAGAAAAATCACTTCTACTTTCCGCTTCAAGAGTCCCGACATCAGTTCATTAAAGGTCCTCTGTTCAAAGGTCGTAGCTCTCAAAGACAACAAGTTTAGAGCCAATTTTGGGAACATCGTAGATCTTCTAACCGAGAAGGTTGACTATGGTGTTATCACTACAATGTCCCAATACTATGACGTTcctttaagatgcttcactttccccgacttccaaatctctccaaccTTGGAAGACCTCGAGAGACTCCTCAATCGACCAATCAAAGAATACAACCCTTTCCCAAAGTTGGAAGAAGGCTTCTGTTTGACCGAGCTCTCACTCACCTTGGGTATCAACACCAACAAGCTAGTGGATAATTGGGGCGTTAAAGGATCCATCAAAGGTTTTACTCAAAAGTTCCTAGAAGCCCATGCTTGGGAAATGATTAAAAAAGGAAGACCCGACTTTTGTAGTGCAAATTTGGCACTTTTGATTCATGGAATTGTCCTCTTCCCAAATGTGGACAAGTTCGTGGATCAGTTAGCAGTTGAAGTCTTTTTAACAAAGAATCCGGTGCCTTTTTTACTTGCCGATTTCTACCATACCTTCCATACAAGGCATGATAAGAAGGGAGGTACTTTCCTTTGTTGCGCTCCTATGCTACATCTTTGGATGAGGGCCCGCATTCCTCAAAGTGGACTCTTCGCTGAAAACAAACTGACATGGCCGCAAAGATTCACATCTCTCTCTGCCAGCTTAATTCTATGGTACAAGAGGGAATGGGATACAAAGGACGTCATCGTAAGATGTGGAGAGTTCTCTAACGTACCCTTAATAGGAATGCAAagttgcatcaactacaaccctgctatACTCAAGAGACAACTAGGGTACGCCATGACGAGTCCCCCAGAGGAAAGAGATTTCATTCCATTTGTCATCAATACCATGGATCCACTTGATTCAAACGTGAAAAGAGTGAGAAAATCTTGGACAAGCATAGTCCGTATTGACAATGAATGGGGTAAGAAAAACatcctagccaaggaaccctaTTATGTGTGGGTAAAAGAGAGGGCTAGGATTATTAAGGTGCCGTTTCTTTTTTATCCTTATTCATTCCCGTTGATGCCCGAGCCCGAGCCTGTCCTACAAGAGGACATGGACAAACTTACCAGCCAAATCAAAGAGCTCAAGTTGGAAAACACTCAACTACGAGTCCAACTGAATCGTGCCAAGGAACGTAACCACGTCTTGGAGGATAAGGGTAAGCAAGTATGTGAAAAATTTGAAGATAGTAAGAGAAGGCTCTGA